A window from Sus scrofa isolate TJ Tabasco breed Duroc chromosome 2, Sscrofa11.1, whole genome shotgun sequence encodes these proteins:
- the LOC100521605 gene encoding olfactory receptor 7A17-like — protein MEPRNDTQISEFLLLGISNEPELQPLIFGLFLSMYLITVFGNLLIFLAIISNPHLHTPMYFFLSNLSFVDICFISTTIPKMLWNTHMQSKGITYAGCISQIYFLLLFAGLDDFLLTVMAYDRFVAICRPLHYTVIMNPWLCGLLVLVSWMMSALNSLIQTLMTLRLSFCRVLEIPHFFCELNQVVRGACCDTFLNDIMVFIAAGLLSGGPFIGILYSYSKIVSSIRGISSTQGKYKAFSTCVSHLSVVALFYGTILGVYLNPADAHSSYNSITTSVMYTVVTPLLNPFIYSLRNKDIKGALRRFIGL, from the coding sequence ATGGAACCAAGGAATGACACccaaatttcagaatttcttcttctgggaATATCAAATGAACCAGAACTGCAGCCCCTTATATTtgggcttttcctctccatgtacctgatcactgtgTTTGGGAACCTGCTTATTTTCCTGGCCATCATCTCAAACCCTCATCTCCATACacctatgtactttttcctctccaacctgtcctttgtCGACATCTGTTTCATCTctaccaccatcccaaagatgttATGGAACACCCATATGCAGAGCAAAGGTATAACATATGCAGGCTGCATCAGCCAAATATACTTTTTACTACTCTTTGCAGGGTTGGATGACTTTCTCCTGACCGTGATGGCCTATGAtcgctttgtggccatctgccgcCCCCTGCACTACACAGTCATCATGAACCCCTGGCTCTGTGGTTTGCTAGTTCTGGTGTCCTGGATGATGAGTGCCCTGAACTCCTTGATACAAACCTTAATGACATTGCGGTTGTCCTTCTGTAGAGTCTTGGAAATCCCTCAttttttctgtgaactcaatcaGGTGGTCCGAGGTGCCTGTTGTGACACCTTCCTTAATGACATAATGGTGTTCATTGCAGCTGGGCTGCTGAGTGGTGGTCCATTCATTGGAATACTTTACTCATATTCtaagatagtttcttcaatacGAGGAATCTCATCAACTCAGGGAAAGTATAAAGCATTTTCTACCTGTGTCTCTCACCTTTCAGTTGTTGCCTTATTTTATGGTACAATCCTAGGAGTGTATCTTAACCCTGCTGATGCCCACAGCTCATACAACAGCATAACCACCtcggtgatgtacactgtggtcacacccCTGCTGAACCCTTTCATTTATAGTCTGCGGAACAAAGACATAAAGGGGGCTCTCAGACGATTCATTGGACTATAA